Within Pempheris klunzingeri isolate RE-2024b chromosome 24, fPemKlu1.hap1, whole genome shotgun sequence, the genomic segment CTCTGTCCGACTCTATGGGCATCTTCAACGCCATCAGTGGCACACCAACCGGTGCCAGCACACATGGCTCCACCACTATACTCTGATATGACTGTTTCCCACCGGACTCTTGCTTTCTTCGCCACTGACGACTGATCGAACCGTCTACCAGTCATGAGGAAACAATTCGGACTCGTTTTAAGTACCTAAACACAACCTGAAGCCATCATGCATTAGTATTTCCTCTCTGGCTTTTTCTGTACACGTCATGAGCTGGAAAATGTGACGCTGGCCCTCTGTTACCAGTAGGCCCGTTGTTCTTGTTTCCTATGGAGACTCCAGTCAATGCTGTTGACTTTCACACAGTGATTCTATCAACTTATTGCCAGATTTGGGTCAGTTATCCTTTTGTATAGTTTGTTTTATCCACCGTAAGATGGGCTTAGGCGCATGTTATGACACAGCGAGTGTGTGATTGGCAGCACAGTGTTATCTTAATTGTCCTGGTGTCTTAAGCTCCACCTGAGGGATGTTGTAACAAACACAAGTGGACTTCAGTATTTTCATTCGACTCAAGTCTGCATACAGCTTATGTTTTTTAACTGTAGGGCTCCCACTTATGTACAGTGTTTGTAAGAGAGTGCTTCAAGGACGTTTTTAAAggaaatagataaataaatgccaCTGCTGTAACCGGACATGCATTCTTCAGCTGATgcacagtatttttacatttccctTTTCTATTCTTTTCCATTCATGCCCTGTTACAGTAGCAGCGCAGAGGCTTCAGAGTTTATCTTTTGTCTTACCTGGGACGTTTGAAAGAATCCTTCGCTCTATTTTAGGCCAATGGACGTGTATAGACTGTCTAAAGCCAAGTGAACCACAACGTTTTAACCTATTTTCTGTAAAAGAAAAGTGCGTGCAATATTTTCTATTGTTACCAAGGCAACCTACTGCACAGAAAACCACTCTTGCCAAagacattagaaaaaaaacgAGTGTGCAATGCAAGACAAGGGTGCGACAATTTGTAATCTACCccctttgtttctttgtctgtcctGTAGATGCCTTTTATTATCTGTGAGGTAAAGattgaagaaaaacatttttactttatgACTGCTCGTGTAAATATGTTTaagacatataaataaataaaatctgtaaTAATACCTTCTACCGTGCCTTGCTTCTATATGTTCACTGTAAAGTCTTTCTGCTGTAACACCTTAAACACATTCTCACCCTCTAAGCCCTCTGTCTTACTGCAGATGGAACTCAAAGCTGTCTCTTCTCTGTGAAGCAGAGGCTCCAGGCTCCCAACCATCGCTAAAGCTTAAGTCTGGCTGGACCGTAAGCAAAACATTCATGAATGATTATGAGCTCAATGGTTAAAATAGAGTGTAAAAAGAGATTCAGGTGTTTTAAGGCTGCAGCTTTACTGCAGGTCTGAtatgaccagtagcttatgGGCGCTAAATGTCAGCTGGTGTCAGCtttaacagatttatttatCGATGCACTCAGTGAGATCTTTGACTGACAGTGGCTGATAATGTGTCATAATGAGATGTGGTAATCTACTCATGTCACTGCATTATCAGtaaagaataaatgtttgtgtattgtttgtgtgtgtgtggttaagaGTGACTGGAGCTCTCTGCGCTGTGTGTAGTGATCGCACGGACATTCACTGAAGAGAAACGGGAATGAAATCGGGATGCTGACTCCTGTAAAAACCCCCAGTGTGCTCATGTAAAAGAGCAGCTAATCCCACCTCTGACAGATCACCGACAGAGCCCCTCtacccccctccacacacacacacacacacacgaacaaacacacacccatgttGCTGTGTCGCTGTTGGGTTACCGGACAAACAGCCCAACTGAGTCACTGTTTCAGAGGCTGGGGCCGCTAAGCATCATGTGCCTGGCGTGAGTCCTGCTAGTGTTTCacggtgtgtgtttgggtgtgtctACGACTGTAAGCTTGacctttttatatgttttacGTTATGATGTTTTAGCCATTGCTATTATCATGTGAGTACAAATATAGTCATTACACTGCAGTCACAGCTGAACTTCAGATTATCAGAAAAAAAGGAGTTTAAAGGACCTAAAGATATGTACTGTATACACATTACATATACATAAACAGAACTTTATTTGGGAGGAATTCATCACTTCAAATAGTTTGTGTTCAGTGCATCCAGTGCTACAACTACTACAGTAGTATTCACAATTAAACTGGTGTTAGAATCattctggaaaagaaaaagaaatactgtTAACCTTTATCAGCAGACCTGACCGATCCTCTTTATCTGTAAGGCAAGACCTGCTCATTGCACCTCAGTTTCCTGACTCATAAAGTaattactgacacacacacttgtgattATGGGAGCAGGGAATAGCGGTGACTTTGGGAGGTGCTGGACGAGATGTtcccggtgtgtgtgtgtgtgtgtgatccacaGTCCAGCATCAGTGGGCGTTGCAGGAGGGCTGATGGGAGTTTACATAAGAAGCTGGCCAGGCCTGGGCTCAGTCTTCATGTCGTGGATCTGGACGGGGGTCACtagtctctgtctgtttgttttttcttgctgAAGGGTTCACTTGGAGAGGGGACTCAAAGTCCACACACTGAGCAGCCATGGCAGGTGAGTCCTGGTCTGGACGGGAACCCTGAACTGGGTCCTTACATTATGAGATTTCTCTTCTTGACACTTTCTACACTTTTCACACAATGAAGTTTTATTTGTGTCACGTATATGAACTTCAAATTCAGCAATATTTGACAAACATTTGCACCATGATAACAAAATATCACTTTACATaatgtgtgacctctgaccacTTCTTTCTGCAGACAAAGAAGGGAAGAAGCCCAAGCGAAAAAGTGTAAGTCCAACTGTTACTGTACGCTCTAGTGTTTATAAAAATGCAGATATTCATAGTGCACTTATCTGATGCCTAACGGGACTGaattttaaagaggaaaaatataaaCCCACCTATCTTCTTCCTTAAATCTACTGTCTGTTATCAGCACTGTCACTGTGACACAGTTTGTGATATTAAATGctcattttttatctttaccGCTAACAGGCTACTATCTGTGGCTTCCCAGTGAGCATCTTTTTCATTGTGGTCAATGAGTTCTGTGAGCGTTTCTCCTACTATGGCATGCGGGGTGAGTTGGTTTGTTCttctacattttcttttaagtcATGAAACTGTTTCAATCATATTTTGAGAGGCTCTTTGCCCGGAAGGTAGAACTGAAGTACTTAAACTTTACCTgactatttccattttattctacttcatacagtacatttatttggcagctgtactttgcagattaagagtttacataaaaaaatgtatgatCAGTGGTGGGAGAATAATCCAAAAATACTGCATTACAAGTAAAAGATCTccacttaagtaaaagtagaaaagtATTATTAGATAAATGTATAGAAAGTgttcaaagtaaaagtattgTGAGTTTTTAACTACTCTATGCGCCGGTAGCTACGTTGGTCCGGTGGCTCTGGTCCAGGGTCACCGGCCAAACCTGAGGGGgcatgagatgattaatgggacacaaatgaagaaaaaagaaacatctacCACAGCAATGAATgtttttctctaatctttgcttCTTTGTGAGATATTGGAGCATTTTACCATTGCGGGTGTCAAACAGTTGAAATGAGGGAAAATGTTTCTTTGGAGCCTGTTTTTCCTTAAAGGTGTGTGAAGTAACAGCACCTCCAGCTGCCAGATAAATGTGCTGATAACAATATTATGGAAATAAGGCTTTGGATGcacttttacatttcatgaagtaTTCTTTAAACTGttgtattgctacttttacatGTTAAATATGTGCACACTTCCTCCTGCACCACCATCCACCTCATTTCTCCCATTTttctcatcctccctccccGTCTGCAGCCGTGCTGGTGCTGTACTTCAAGTACTTCCTGAGGTGGGACGACAACTTCGCCACCACCATCTACCACACCTTTGTGGCTCTCTGCTACCTGACGCCCATCCTGGGAGCCATCGTGGCTGATTCGTGGCTCGGCAAGTTCAAGTGAGTTTCAAATCCTGCAAATCTTCACTTgcaaccaaataaaaaaaacattttcccctGCAGTTTGCATGTAAAAATAATACATACGTCCAAACATGTCAATGTAGCTGGGGTTAAAGTATATCTCACAGAATCAGCTGTTAAATTTCATCCTTGGATTTTTGACCCTTGCCTATCTTATCTCTATTTGAACCTTTTCTTACCCCTGTTTAACCCTTCGCTcgttcctcctccttctcctccctctgcacagGACTATAGTCTACCTGTCCATCGTTTATGCGCTGGGGCAGGTCGTCATGGCAATAAGTGCTATCCAtgacatcacagacacaaacaaagacgGCAACCCCGACAACATGGCGTTCCACGTGTGAGTTGACAACTGAGACGCAGCAGGTACGCAGAGACAGGCGGCGTGCGGACTAACACTGTGTCTGTGCCCTGTTCTGCCCACAGCGCTCTGTCCATGGTGGGGCTGCTCCTCATCGCCCTGGGGACAGGAGGCATCAAACCCTGCGTGGCCGCTTTCGGTGGAGACCAGTTTGATGACGAGCAGGTTAGATGTGGCTcaagcacatgaacacacacacaaaatatataatagaacaataataaaaagacaTCTGGATCTTGTCATTAAGAGACAACTATCTAAGTAGGGAGTACTAAGTAGAGAATTTCCTCATTATTATAagaaacattcttttttttggtGAATGCAAAAAATTTGGAAATACATCTTCTGGTGTGATTAGCACCAAAGTAAGTCTTTTTCAGGACACTTCCTGGGAGATTACTTGGAACATTTTCAAAAGAAATTGAGACCTGATTTTGACAAAAGCATAGATATTAACACAGAAGCACCACTCGATAAAGCATGCtgatatttactgtacacacacttaaCATGCATTCACGTTATGTATATTCATCCACATGCACGTACACTTATACTCACTGACATGAAACAGGTGCAagacataaatatatacatagacATTGACCTTCCCCTTATGtagatgcatgcatgcacacaccacaTGCAGGACACGGGTattatctctctgtctttgttgcacacacacacacacaagcacacacactagcacacgCAGTAATTAAAAAGACAACTCACTCAGCTATCAATCTCGTCAGCACTTCTTGTATCTCTGTTTCATCCGAGCTAGTTGTTTATTAACTAATAACCACGGGTATGTCTGCTACAGTGACTTTATTACACTGTTCAAGGCCGGGGACAAAGACTATCCCATAATATTAATGACTCTGGTGAAATGAGATGTGTTAGAATTTGGGGAAATGCAGCGAGTATAATCTTGGAGGATGTGCGTCttgtttcacctcctgtgtccaacaggagaagcagaggagcaCCTTCTTCTCCGTCTTCTATCTGTCCATCAATGCTGGCAGTCTGCTGTCCACTGTCATCACCCCCATGCTCAGAGGTGCGCCAGCGTCGATCTCAGAGcctaaaatacacaaatgacgcacaaattcaatttaaaaaaacgtgtgtgtgtgtgtgtgtgtgtgtgctgtggtttcCAGCTCAGGAGTGTGGTATTTACAAGATGAAGTGCTACCCGCTGGCCTTCGGTGTCCCCGCTGCTCTAATGGTGGTGGCTCTGAGTAAGAactgttttattaattatattcaCTACACATGTAGGCCAGCTTGTCTGCACTACTCAGCCCATCAAAAGCAGTCGTACGTTTTGTGGAGGAGCTTCGTCAAATGAATAtctggtgtatgtgtgtgtcttcagtcGTGTTCATTGCCGGAAGTGGTATGTACAATAAGAACGCCCCTCAAGGCAACATCATGGTCAAAGTCTGCAAATGCATCTGGGTAAGTAGCTCCACAGACAAACGACAGTTTCTTCAAAAGGTTTTCAGCTTCAAATGTGATCCTTTAACACTACACATCCCAGTTAGAGGCAAAATCACATGGACATGTCCTCTCTAATATCTGTAGTTTGCCATCTCCAACCGCATAAGCCATCGCGCTCCTCAATACCCAAAGAGAGCCCACTGGATGGACTGGGCTGAGGAAAAATACGATGTAAGTGCAGTGTACTGTGTTTACGCAAgtacatgcaaatacacacagtacaacGGGTGGTGTCAAAATTAGAATGACCTTTCTGTGTTTGGCTCCAGAAACTCCTGATTGCCCAGGTGAAGATGGTGCTGAAGGTGCTGTTCCTCTACATCCCTCTGCCCATGTTCTGGGCTCTCTTTGACCAGCAGGTAATTATCAGTTTTCTTCCTTTATACTTGCTCTTTGGGATTGTAATTAAAAGCCAATTTCATTAGAAAAAGATACAGataatatcaatcaatcaagaaagatgaggaagatagcaagttagaggcagacatttggctgacatgggacataatgatggagaggaagaggaggatagagaatagagaggagcccagtgcatcatgggagtcccctggcagtctgaacctatagcagcatcactaggggctggtctaaggcctgatccagcccttaaatatatgctttgtcaaaaaggaaggtttttagtctactcttaaatgtagagagggtgtctgccccccgaacccaaactggaaggaggttccacaggagaggagcctgatagctgaaggctctgcctcctgaactacttttggagactttaggaaccaccagtaggcctgcattctgggagcgcagtgctctagtggggtagtacggtactataagatctttaagatatgatggggcctgacccttaagaaccttgtaagtgaggagaaggattttaaactctattctagattttactggaagccaatgaagagaagccagtacaggagaaatatgatctcttcctttagttctcatcagaacaggagcagcagtgttctggaccagctggagagtctttaacgacttattggggcagcctgataataaagagttacaatagtccaacctagaagtgacaaatgcgtgtactaatttttctgcatcatcagtggatatgataggcctgtggagctggaggccagattaatgccgtccagagcagttatgttggtagaaaaggtgtctctgaggtaaTAATACACACCAAAGACAGACTAAAGAGGAGCTGTGCTTCCTCCACAGGGCTCCAGATGGACCCTCCAGGCGACCACCATGAACGGCGACTTTGTGAGTGTTTTATCTTCAGCACTTTTTCCACACAATGTCTCACacaaaaatctgtgttttaaatgagattctctctctctttctcttttttccttccacAGGGACTTCTCATAATCCAGCCCGATCAGATGCAGGTAAGACTCTTGTGTTTGTCACATGTGTTTGCTGACTTTGCTGAAGTGTTCGTTTTGCTGACGTGAACCGATGAGAACTGGCTTTACAAGGGTGACTCACCTTCCTCCCACCAGACTGTCAACCCCATCCTGATCCTGATTTTGGTGCCAATCATGGACAGTGTGGTCTACAGACTGATCTCCAAGTGCAATCTAGACTTCACGTGAGTTCAGTTTGGTTGAGTCGTATTACAAACTCTCCTTTAAGGCCGACTtgtttgaatcatttaaagTTATATCTCTTAAATctctttagaaataaaatcacttaCTAGATTTCTTCAGCGTCTGTCAGCCACATCTCATGGCTTTCATCAGTGTTTAAGTGTAAAGAAGTTAATATGTCTTCGTAtgaacatatttatttattctaactGTTTTTGCTTATTATATTTGTAATTAAGTATTCATAAATGATATGCAGGTCTATGTTAATTACATTGTCAATCATTCGTTATCTGTTTAATTATAACCAGGAGCTCTCATTATTgagaaatacataaacacagtgCTGCTGGCCTCATGAAGCCAGTGTTTTAtgtgactgaatgtgtgtgtgtgtgtgtgtgtgtgtgtgtgtgtgtgtgtgtgtgtgtgtgtgtgtgtcctgcagtcCTTTGAAGAGGATGACTGTGGGGATGTTCCTTGCCGCCCTGGCGTTCATCGCTGCCGCTCTGGTCCAGATACAGATCGATGTAAGTGTAACACACGTGAAAACACAcgtcacacacatttcattcccacacacacacacacacccacacacaaatcCATTTCTCTTCCAGACAACGCTGCCCAAGTTCCCATCAGGCACCGAAAGCCAAGCAAAGTTCATCAACATGATCAACCAAACGCTGGACATCAAAGCTGGAGACAACGAGCTCACCCTGCCGGCTTTCCAGGTGCCCGAGTCAACACAGGACACAGCACTCAGACACTAACTGTCCACATGTTCTAAAGCCAAGCAGGTCTGTTTAAAGTCACTATGCACTGAGAGCTGGAGGACATATTGATAGTgattcctcttttctcctgcaggCCAATAGCGATTACCTGCCCTTTGATGGAACCTTTGAATTGAGTATGGGGCCTACTGTCTCTAGTGCCGTCACTTTAATAAATGGCACTCGGGCCACAGTTGTCATCACTCAGGACGGGCACGTACTCAAATACGAACAGGTGAGCACacctgcacaaaaaaaacagggtgcttaaatgtgatttcagctggacttttctttttactgtatgtttcttTTATCCGTGGATTACATCAGCGTTTCTTTCTATCTCCAGTTCACTGACCTCAAATCAAAGCCGGAAGAGGGCGCTAATGCTATCAGGCAAGTTTCAAATTGTTCTGAAGCTCATGAAGAACGAGAGGCCATGTGATCCCCAAAATAATgatttcagctctgctttcttATGAACAAAGTGACATCCAAAGTTTTGCGCTGCCTGTGTTGCTCTCATATAGGAGCTTTATTAAATCACTGTCATTTATTTGAATGGACAGTGATGACAAGCTTGTGTAGCTGTGTAATATGCAGCTCTGTTTTCTCACCTGTTCTGTGCTGAATTCTCCTTCCCCAGATTTTTGAATGGTTATCACTCAGTTATGAACATAACAGTGGGTGAAGACACATTCACTGACATCACCACCAACAACATGTCGATCTATAATCTGGTACCACGTGGACTGTAAGTCACAGCGAGctttttctttctaaatgtATAAATGCAGCAACAGCGGAGGAAGACTTTGCTCTGACCTGTGTTCTGCCTCGTTATATCAGTGCAAGTTTCAGCATCAAGGATGAAGCTGGAAATGAGTGTGTCTTCAAGTACACACTGGGCTTTGGCAGCTCTTTCACCTACATCATCCCGCCAACTTTCATGTTTGGACCAAATGTAAGTTGTGAATAGAGTTTGAGTCACATCTTAGCTCTAATGTAACTTTTGAGGTGAGCTGACACATGTCTGTGTCCCATAGTGCGAGCAGTCCATCATACCAGTGTTGGACATCCAGCCTAACAGCTTCCACATGGCCTGGCAGATTCCTCAGTACTTCCTCATCACGGCAGGAGAGGTGGTCTTCTCTGTCACCGGCCTGGAGTTCTCCTACTCACAGGTAGAGGGCGACTGTGTCACATGTCTCGCACTGCAAACAACTGAAAAGACAGTTAATAGAAGTCGCACTGGATAATAAAATCCATCCTGATGCTAATTTGGACAGAGACTCAAACTACAGAGAGACGTTATTTGAATCTCCTTTTGATCTCCAGGCGCCCAGCAACATGAAATCTGTGCTGCAGGCTGGTTGGCTGTTAACTGTTGCTGTAGGGAACATCATTGTGCTCATTGTCGCTGAGGCTATAAAGCTCCCAGATCAGGTGGGTGGATTTCATTTAACTCTCACTGTCCTCACCGAAATTGGGGCCTGGTCTTTGTACGAGACATGAACGGCTTTAATGTTTGAAACTGGATGTAAATGCTTTTGATTGAACAGatttttaaggattttttttttttttttacattagtcaTCAAGGTCTTTCTTCTTTcagtttaaaagtttaaaaacctCTGACATTAGCAAAATATCTTTCACAAGGTTTTCATCTGTATGACATAAAGCATATTATTGATGCTGAacttcagtgaaaacaaaagacagattattattaaaatatacaagtagaaatgaatataataaaaatgtcaaaaaaaatgATAGGTAAAGCCTAGCATTAAAAATCATATTTCACACAGCTGTaatcattatatttattataatggATCACATGACTATCTGCAGGTGTTACTTCTGTGTGACTGAGATGATGATGaactgtgtgtgcttctgttgaCTAGTGGGCCGAGTACATCCTTtttgcctctctgctgctgctggtgtgcaTCGTGTTCGCCATCATGGCCTGGTTCTACACCTACACCGACCCGGCCAAGGTAGAAGCCCAGTTTGCCCAGAAGGAGCCCGAAgacaaggagaagaagaagaagtctttGGAGATGGCCAAGAAGGAGCGCCCCAACGACCAGAGGAGGAGCTCTGACTCCAGCTCTGACGAGGAGCAAGTCAAACAGACCAGGATCTAAAGCGACGCGCCTCTACGGCTCTTCCCTCCGTCGCATATGAATGCCGCTTGgttgtgtgtctgagagtgCCTGTGCCATTAAGGTTCTTGGTCGTTTTGTCCATGCAGTGTGGTGCACTGCTGGACTTGTAGTGGTTAGAATGAAGGGATGATCAGAGTGAAATGGTGCTGAAGTTAGAAGAACACAGAAACAGGGCTTTTAAGCTCCTGGTGGACAGTGATGGAGCTTGGCAGGGAAAATCCAAACACTATCACCAAACTCTTGAGAGAATATTCCTTTTTTAGAGGTTACTCATGTAATTAAAATCCCTGGATTTGTATTGATTAGTAATTTGTGCTTTCACTGTTGTAAATTAGTTTTTACAATGATTTATTTTGCACTGTATAGCAACATCTTCATGTGATCCTTGTTTCGTAGGCTTTTATAATGTACTGGAGTACACATAGAAAGACACCATTCcaacatttgtatttatttccaAGCACAGTGTTGTATGTATTGTAAAATATTGTCgctgttttatatatatatgatgttCTCATCTGCTCCAGGGTAAAATCTAACACCAAAGACTGCTCATTCAGTCAGAAAATGTTTAATCGTACTCCATTTACAAACTCAGATTATACTGTGACCTGCTCACCGAGGTTTTCAATAAAGATGCCTGCAACCTGTTGTTGCCCATAAACACACGTATAGTTTCTCCAAACCCTAACAATGGCGTTATGTCAGATACATTTCTTTTGCATTTACAGCGAACAGTTGACACAAGAATGAGGACTGCCCCGAACTAAATATTTAATGGACGCTGCTAAGATTTAGTAAATTATAGGAGTTTTCTAATGAAATCTTATCATGTTTCTGTGGCTTATGTTGacctttcacacacacctgggactccagttgttttattttctaatttacTAAAATAGAGGACCCGTTCACATTTGAGGAAGTGGATCCAGAGATTTTTTTGGCATTAATACAAGAGGCTCTGCGAGGCTGCACTTAGGCACACtaacaatgttaacatgctgatgttaccAGGTGTAACATTCACCGTGTTCTGAGCTTCGActgttagcctgctaacattTACTAATAGGCTCTAAACACAGAGTACagatagttttagttttaatggATGTTTAAGAGAATTTACCAGGACTGggtaaattaaaatgttgatcCGATGGTGCTGCGTGAAAAGTCACCCACCTCCAGGAAATGAGACGTGTGTGACACAAAGTTCTCAGTTAGCATTAGATCTTTATTTCTCATGTCACTTTGAAAGCTTACAAGGAGCTTACATTTAACTTGGGAATTCTCAAATGACACAAGCAAAGATTATATACAGTACTATAAACTGTCAGCTATGATAAAGGAGACCAAATGTACACATTTTGTAGTTATTTCCGTAGCATATGTTTTCTGTAAGGTATAGATATTTTTTGCCGGAGGCAGGTGCCCATATCCATAAAGCATTCCATATTTCCATACTTAACTCTTTGCAGTTATAAAAATATCAGATATTTCTTAATTTCTTTCAATCCCTGTGTTGACAAGTGCGTCTTGATGCAACTCCTCAACATTATTGCTGCATTAGCACAGTAGTAAATTCTGGAACCCTTAAGTAAACATATATAGTAAAACATGGCTATTAGcgacttttttcatttttgtttttgttttcccctcTTACAGGTTTATTTAAATACTTGACACACTTTCAAAGTGCAAAAAACTGATCcgaaatgtttttaaaaaacaa encodes:
- the slc15a1b gene encoding solute carrier family 15 member 1b, yielding MADKEGKKPKRKSATICGFPVSIFFIVVNEFCERFSYYGMRAVLVLYFKYFLRWDDNFATTIYHTFVALCYLTPILGAIVADSWLGKFKTIVYLSIVYALGQVVMAISAIHDITDTNKDGNPDNMAFHVALSMVGLLLIALGTGGIKPCVAAFGGDQFDDEQEKQRSTFFSVFYLSINAGSLLSTVITPMLRAQECGIYKMKCYPLAFGVPAALMVVALIVFIAGSGMYNKNAPQGNIMVKVCKCIWFAISNRISHRAPQYPKRAHWMDWAEEKYDKLLIAQVKMVLKVLFLYIPLPMFWALFDQQGSRWTLQATTMNGDFGLLIIQPDQMQTVNPILILILVPIMDSVVYRLISKCNLDFTPLKRMTVGMFLAALAFIAAALVQIQIDTTLPKFPSGTESQAKFINMINQTLDIKAGDNELTLPAFQANSDYLPFDGTFELSMGPTVSSAVTLINGTRATVVITQDGHVLKYEQFTDLKSKPEEGANAIRFLNGYHSVMNITVGEDTFTDITTNNMSIYNLVPRGLASFSIKDEAGNECVFKYTLGFGSSFTYIIPPTFMFGPNCEQSIIPVLDIQPNSFHMAWQIPQYFLITAGEVVFSVTGLEFSYSQAPSNMKSVLQAGWLLTVAVGNIIVLIVAEAIKLPDQWAEYILFASLLLLVCIVFAIMAWFYTYTDPAKVEAQFAQKEPEDKEKKKKSLEMAKKERPNDQRRSSDSSSDEEQVKQTRI